A portion of the Homalodisca vitripennis isolate AUS2020 chromosome 2, UT_GWSS_2.1, whole genome shotgun sequence genome contains these proteins:
- the LOC124355495 gene encoding uncharacterized protein LOC124355495, protein MTKLAFNYHCTKIEHLQTATTRLVAALVLITVINLYIFINYPTQKRPLSNINRPLWSQDINFETANIKNDTGTPDGCYLVPNHIHFIRFGNPRFTYPEMICVLAALKNQKPDKITFHHNFNGSFTGPYWRVLSKLKAFTDIVEFNYEEEPKEIFGQPIDPALRKFHGSDITRIRILMKYGGIFLDNDCYVIKNLNSFRKYEMTLNWDQDQYLGTQVLLAHKDARFLKMWLDSYRGAYRGDLWYYNAGERPTTEILWRRPELIHRVKVQFGVDTHWIEQVFQESWTGWRRLHALHLLIHHQYLLANLTAKATFPVQFNQHNIAYYPITFREMAYDVYETGNIPWPKEYKD, encoded by the coding sequence ATAGAGCATCTACAAACTGCAACTACTCGGTTGGTGGCTGCACTGGTTCTCATAACAGTTATAAATTTGTACATCTTCATCAACTACCCAACTCAGAAGAGGCCACTTTCCAACATCAACAGACCTCTTTGGAGCCAGGATATCAACTTTGAAACAGCTAACATAAAAAACGACACTGGTACTCCTGATGGCTGCTACCTCGTCCCTAATCACATTCACTTCATTCGGTTCGGAAATCCGAGGTTCACTTATCCCGAAATGATATGCGTGTTGGCCGCTTTAAAGAACCAAAAGCCAGACAAAATAACCTTTCATCACAATTTCAATGGATCATTTACAGGGCCCTATTGGAGAGTTCTCAGTAAACTCAAGGCATTCACAGATATCGTAGAATTCAACTATGAAGAAGAGCCGAAAGAGATATTCGGGCAACCGATAGATCCTGCCTTGAGAAAGTTCCACGGTTCAGATATAACGAGAATAAGAATATTAATGAAGTATGGTGGGATATTTCTTGACAACGACTGTTACGTGATAAAAAACCTAAACAGTTTCCGGAAGTATGAAATGACTCTGAACTGGGATCAAGACCAATACCTAGGCACACAAGTACTTCTGGCCCACAAAGACGCGAGATTCCTGAAAATGTGGCTGGACTCCTACAGGGGAGCGTACAGAGGAGACCTATGGTACTACAATGCAGGGGAACGACCCACTACGGAGATTCTCTGGCGGAGACCAGAACTCATCCACAGGGTGAAGGTTCAGTTCGGTGTAGACACACACTGGATAGAGCAAGTGTTCCAGGAGTCATGGACCGGATGGAGACGTCTCCATGCTCTCCATCTGCTGATACACCACCAGTACTTATTGGCAAATTTGACAGCGAAGGCAACATTCCCAGTACAATTCAATCAACACAATATTGCTTATTACCCCATCACGTTCAGGGAAATGGCTTATGACGTTTATGAAACAGGTAACATACCGTGGCCAAAAGAGTACAAAGATTAA